A region of Plantactinospora sp. BC1 DNA encodes the following proteins:
- a CDS encoding alpha/beta hydrolase → MRAGFVLVHSPSVGPATWAPTARELEDSGAVVVVPSLVGVAETGPPYWRSVAETVSAAIDQLPRDQPVVIVAHSNAGLFVPVIVEAASREVAGCLFVDAALPSRSGPTPVAPPELLDFLRPKAVGGRLPQWTAWWEESDVVPMFPDAQTRSAVSAEQPRLPLNYYEELVPTPVGWDDRPCGYLLFGPPYEPVAEDAAKRGWAVDHIPGRHLHQLVDPGAVTERIAAMTREWSPKV, encoded by the coding sequence ATGAGGGCCGGTTTCGTTCTGGTGCACAGTCCGTCGGTCGGGCCTGCGACATGGGCGCCGACAGCGCGGGAACTGGAGGACTCGGGGGCGGTCGTGGTCGTGCCGTCGCTGGTCGGGGTGGCGGAAACCGGCCCACCATACTGGCGGTCCGTCGCCGAGACGGTCAGCGCAGCGATCGACCAGTTGCCCCGGGATCAGCCTGTGGTGATCGTGGCGCACAGCAACGCGGGTCTCTTCGTGCCGGTGATCGTCGAGGCGGCCTCGCGGGAGGTGGCCGGCTGCCTGTTCGTGGATGCGGCCTTGCCGTCGCGTAGCGGACCCACACCCGTCGCGCCGCCTGAGTTGCTGGACTTTCTGCGTCCGAAGGCGGTCGGTGGTCGGCTGCCGCAATGGACGGCGTGGTGGGAGGAGTCGGACGTCGTACCGATGTTTCCGGACGCCCAAACGCGGAGTGCGGTGTCGGCCGAGCAGCCTCGGCTCCCGTTGAACTATTACGAGGAGCTCGTGCCCACCCCGGTCGGCTGGGACGACCGGCCGTGCGGTTATCTGCTGTTCGGCCCGCCGTACGAGCCGGTCGCTGAGGATGCGGCCAAGCGAGGGTGGGCCGTCGACCACATTCCCGGCCGGCATCTGCATCAGTTGGTCGATCCGGGTGCCGTGACGGAGCGCATCGCGGCGATGACCCGAGAATGGTCGCCCAAGGTTTGA
- a CDS encoding winged helix DNA-binding domain-containing protein — MIDQRQVLNFRVQAQQLDRAEGMLEDTAVLDIGVQETGPDGGRWALALRGVDVAALSGEDVILLWTVRGAPHLYRRADVGRVAAAVEPFSDADAGKRIYDAARPLKAAGIGILAALDEMAAQMRAIVTMPTVKGDVSGRLAEVMPEPYLRFCRPCDATHLYEMPFRLAAVRAALELRLDTSPPVLQRIAGFRKATASGDRFDLIRAYLRLLGPATPKHVADYLDAPVKDVKALWPEDVIEVTVGGETRWLLVADEQALASAETKATRLLGPFDLFLQAKDRATLVPGTAHAKELWPVLGRPGAVLVDGELVGTWRPRKSGKTLKVAVQPWQKLTATTRNNVVEQAERLAAYRAVSLAGVEFAT, encoded by the coding sequence ATGATTGATCAGCGCCAGGTGCTGAACTTCCGCGTTCAGGCGCAGCAGCTTGACCGGGCCGAGGGCATGCTCGAAGACACCGCTGTGCTCGATATCGGGGTGCAGGAAACCGGTCCGGACGGCGGCAGGTGGGCGCTGGCTCTGCGCGGGGTCGATGTGGCGGCGTTGTCCGGGGAGGATGTGATCCTGCTGTGGACCGTGCGAGGTGCGCCACACCTCTACCGCCGTGCTGACGTGGGGAGGGTGGCGGCCGCGGTCGAGCCGTTCTCCGACGCTGACGCCGGCAAGCGCATCTACGACGCCGCCAGGCCGTTGAAGGCGGCTGGCATCGGCATTCTGGCCGCTCTGGATGAGATGGCCGCTCAGATGCGAGCCATCGTCACGATGCCGACGGTCAAGGGTGACGTCTCCGGGCGCTTGGCCGAGGTGATGCCCGAGCCGTATCTGCGGTTCTGCCGACCGTGCGACGCTACCCACCTCTACGAGATGCCGTTCCGGTTGGCCGCCGTACGGGCCGCGTTGGAACTGCGACTCGACACATCGCCGCCGGTTCTGCAGCGCATCGCGGGCTTCAGGAAGGCCACCGCCTCGGGCGACCGATTCGACCTCATCCGCGCGTACCTTCGGCTGCTCGGTCCGGCCACGCCCAAACACGTGGCCGACTATCTCGATGCGCCGGTCAAGGACGTGAAGGCACTCTGGCCCGAAGATGTGATCGAGGTGACCGTCGGCGGCGAGACACGCTGGCTCCTGGTCGCCGACGAACAGGCCCTGGCATCGGCCGAGACCAAGGCAACCCGGCTACTCGGCCCGTTCGACCTTTTCCTCCAGGCCAAAGACCGAGCAACGCTGGTGCCGGGCACGGCTCACGCCAAGGAGTTGTGGCCGGTGCTGGGTCGCCCCGGCGCCGTCCTGGTCGACGGTGAACTCGTCGGCACCTGGCGTCCCCGCAAGTCCGGGAAAACGTTGAAGGTCGCCGTCCAGCCGTGGCAGAAGCTGACCGCTACCACGCGCAATAACGTCGTCGAACAAGCGGAACGCCTCGCCGCGTACCGCGCCGTTTCCCTCGCCGGGGTCGAATTCGCCACCTAG
- a CDS encoding helix-turn-helix transcriptional regulator, producing the protein MMTKIRHNPVAPTRTQRLASGGTIDAHRHDDHQIVYAGRGVLAVTTSAGSWVAPGTRAIWVPAGTVHAHRAHGELELHLVGLPATDNPLGLDTPTVLAVGPLLRELIIAYTRTPDDDSPERIRLRAVLLDQLRASPQQPLHLPTPASPLLRTLCDILRADPADSRTLAELGHQVGASDRTLSRLFRSDLNMTFPQWRTQLRLQHALVLLAEKTAVTTVAHQCGWASTSAFIDVFRRAFGHTPGSYPTG; encoded by the coding sequence ATGATGACGAAAATCCGCCACAATCCGGTGGCGCCGACCCGCACCCAGCGGCTGGCGTCGGGCGGCACGATCGACGCCCATCGGCACGACGACCACCAGATCGTCTACGCCGGCCGTGGGGTGCTGGCCGTCACGACCAGCGCGGGTTCCTGGGTTGCCCCCGGCACCCGCGCCATCTGGGTTCCGGCCGGCACCGTTCACGCCCACAGGGCCCATGGGGAACTGGAACTGCATCTGGTGGGGCTGCCCGCGACCGACAACCCGCTCGGCCTGGATACCCCGACCGTGCTCGCGGTGGGCCCGCTGCTGCGTGAACTGATCATCGCCTACACCCGCACTCCCGACGACGACAGTCCCGAACGGATCCGGTTGCGCGCGGTACTTCTCGATCAGTTGCGGGCCTCCCCCCAACAACCGCTGCACCTGCCCACGCCGGCCTCGCCCCTGCTGCGCACGCTCTGCGACATCCTGCGAGCCGATCCGGCCGACAGCCGCACGCTCGCCGAACTGGGCCACCAGGTCGGCGCGAGCGATCGCACCCTGTCCCGGCTCTTCCGCAGCGACCTCAACATGACGTTTCCACAGTGGCGCACCCAGTTGCGGCTGCAACACGCACTGGTCCTGCTGGCCGAGAAGACCGCGGTCACCACCGTCGCGCACCAATGCGGCTGGGCCTCCACCAGCGCCTTCATCGACGTCTTCCGGCGCGCATTCGGCCACACGCCGGGCTCCTACCCGACCGGCTGA
- a CDS encoding class I SAM-dependent methyltransferase has product MIGQANTSRERHYLPAMGKHWLLPLYDPFTRLAGVGRTHDQLLDRADIRPGQRVLEIGCGTGNLLRALGRRHPDVDALGIDPDPAALRRARRKAARAGFPIRYERAFADELPLPDDSFDRVLSAFMLHHLASGERARALQEVRRVLRPGGELHLVDIDGTPSGRVTRRAHRHPRLAESLPEWVLTALADAGLTDVAENGRGGTWFGGVVFYRAVAGRTG; this is encoded by the coding sequence ATGATCGGACAGGCCAACACCAGTCGCGAGCGGCACTACCTGCCCGCCATGGGCAAACATTGGCTGCTGCCCCTCTACGACCCGTTCACCCGGCTCGCCGGTGTCGGACGCACCCACGACCAGCTTCTGGACCGCGCCGACATCCGACCCGGCCAGCGGGTCCTGGAGATCGGCTGCGGCACCGGTAACCTCCTGCGGGCGCTTGGGCGGCGCCATCCGGACGTCGACGCGCTGGGCATCGACCCGGACCCGGCCGCGCTGCGCCGCGCCCGCCGCAAGGCGGCCCGGGCCGGGTTCCCGATCCGGTACGAGCGCGCCTTCGCCGACGAACTACCGTTGCCCGACGACAGCTTCGACCGGGTACTGTCCGCGTTCATGCTGCACCACCTGGCCTCAGGCGAGCGGGCGCGCGCGTTACAGGAGGTCCGGCGGGTGTTGCGTCCCGGCGGTGAACTGCACCTGGTTGACATCGACGGCACGCCGTCCGGGCGGGTGACCCGCCGGGCGCACCGCCATCCGCGCCTGGCGGAGAGCCTCCCTGAGTGGGTGCTGACCGCGTTGGCCGATGCCGGCCTGACCGACGTCGCGGAGAACGGTCGCGGCGGGACCTGGTTCGGCGGCGTCGTCTTCTACCGGGCCGTGGCGGGCCGGACCGGGTAG
- a CDS encoding MerR family transcriptional regulator → MWRIGELARMVGVSERTLRHYDRVGLLAPATVDRTTRYRWYGVTELARLERIRGLQHLGLSLRQIADVLDAPDEQLQQALTETVNALRRDLAAKAAAVAIAEDRLATPMSVLPQTATVGPRRLYVRHLRIAHPSALAALCPPPPTTLLTWLTGHPTGNFVAAVPADRGGERLDLPARTVVRAVVPPATGVVRAGLDLFDWLHRRALTVAGPTLEEHLVDADHAVATVLEVPVRPATPSTRRDAGTNPH, encoded by the coding sequence GTGTGGCGGATCGGGGAGCTGGCGAGGATGGTCGGGGTGTCCGAACGCACCCTGCGGCACTACGACAGGGTCGGCCTACTCGCTCCTGCCACAGTGGACCGCACCACCCGCTACCGGTGGTACGGAGTAACCGAACTGGCCCGCCTGGAACGCATCCGAGGGCTACAACACCTCGGGCTGTCACTACGCCAGATCGCCGACGTCCTGGACGCCCCCGACGAGCAGCTACAGCAGGCCCTGACCGAGACCGTGAACGCCCTTCGCCGCGACCTCGCGGCCAAGGCCGCAGCCGTGGCCATCGCCGAGGACCGGCTCGCCACACCGATGTCGGTCCTGCCCCAAACGGCCACGGTGGGCCCGCGCCGCCTGTACGTGCGCCACCTGCGCATCGCCCACCCGTCCGCGCTGGCCGCCCTGTGCCCGCCACCACCGACGACCCTGCTCACCTGGCTCACCGGACACCCCACCGGGAACTTCGTCGCGGCAGTCCCGGCCGACCGGGGCGGCGAACGCCTCGACCTGCCCGCCCGTACGGTGGTGCGGGCCGTCGTCCCACCGGCAACCGGAGTGGTCCGCGCCGGCCTCGACCTCTTCGACTGGCTGCACCGGCGTGCCCTGACCGTCGCCGGCCCCACCCTGGAGGAGCACCTGGTCGACGCTGACCACGCCGTCGCGACGGTCCTGGAGGTACCCGTGCGACCCGCGACACCTTCGACCCGCCGCGACGCCGGCACGAACCCGCACTGA
- a CDS encoding LysR family transcriptional regulator, translated as MNLQQLRYVVAVAELGNFTRAAERCFVVQSALSHQIAKLEQELGARLFHRTSRSVALTPAGAALLPAARECLAAAERVQAEVFAATGEIRGRLAVGMIPTVAAVDVPAALRVFHQEYPQVRISLLTAGSDDLADRVRAGALDVAFLGLAEEVEIPDLNSQQLARDPLAALLAPDHRLAGHERIRLEAICAERFVDFPAGTTGRVQADRAFAAAGLERTVAFEITDPHIMARLVAEGLGVALLASTFAVRLPGVTVVPVVNTSYRLEHLVWSRLGPTPAANAFIARLARLARP; from the coding sequence GTGAACCTTCAGCAACTCCGATACGTCGTCGCGGTGGCCGAACTCGGCAACTTCACCCGGGCGGCCGAGCGGTGCTTCGTCGTACAGTCGGCGTTGAGTCACCAGATCGCGAAGCTCGAGCAGGAGTTGGGTGCGCGGCTCTTCCACCGCACCAGCAGGTCGGTGGCGCTGACCCCGGCCGGCGCGGCCCTGCTGCCGGCCGCCCGCGAGTGCCTCGCGGCGGCGGAGCGCGTGCAGGCGGAGGTCTTCGCGGCGACCGGCGAGATCCGCGGTCGGCTCGCCGTCGGCATGATCCCGACCGTGGCGGCCGTCGACGTGCCGGCCGCGCTGCGGGTCTTCCATCAGGAGTACCCGCAGGTGCGGATCAGCCTGCTGACGGCCGGCAGCGACGACCTGGCCGACCGGGTTCGCGCCGGTGCGCTCGACGTCGCGTTCCTGGGCCTGGCCGAGGAGGTCGAGATCCCGGACCTGAACAGCCAGCAGCTCGCCCGCGACCCGCTGGCCGCGCTGCTGGCTCCGGACCATCGACTCGCCGGCCACGAACGGATCCGGCTGGAGGCGATCTGCGCCGAGAGGTTCGTCGACTTTCCCGCCGGGACCACCGGCCGGGTCCAGGCCGACCGGGCGTTCGCCGCCGCCGGCCTGGAGCGTACGGTCGCCTTCGAGATCACCGACCCGCACATCATGGCGCGGCTCGTGGCCGAAGGTCTCGGCGTCGCCCTCCTCGCCTCCACCTTCGCGGTACGGCTGCCCGGCGTGACCGTGGTACCCGTGGTGAACACGTCGTACCGCCTGGAGCACCTGGTCTGGAGCCGACTGGGACCGACTCCGGCAGCGAACGCGTTCATCGCTCGGCTGGCGCGGCTGGCGCGACCCTAG
- a CDS encoding helix-turn-helix domain-containing protein: protein MDVTLAVLRGRWTALVIREFLQGDRSFSELAQALPKLSDKTLADRLAQLTEAAVLDRRRTPGWPPRVRYALTDRGRALAPVLQAMWEWGSGSKDEGER, encoded by the coding sequence GTGGATGTCACCTTGGCGGTGTTGCGTGGCCGGTGGACCGCCCTGGTGATCCGCGAATTCCTACAGGGTGATCGCAGCTTCAGCGAGCTTGCCCAGGCCCTTCCGAAGCTCTCGGACAAAACCCTCGCGGATCGACTCGCGCAGTTGACCGAGGCGGCTGTACTCGATCGACGGCGGACGCCCGGTTGGCCCCCGCGGGTGCGCTACGCCCTCACCGACCGCGGACGTGCGCTCGCACCGGTGCTGCAAGCAATGTGGGAATGGGGCTCGGGTTCGAAGGACGAGGGCGAGCGTTGA
- a CDS encoding AraC family transcriptional regulator has translation MPVIGFGHVPGRAPIAVARVGDRAPTVGPATGEAHTHDFLALFYAHRADGTVRIDGRTWTVTDGDLFVIAPGQVVSFDPHEEVATDGWVVWFPADVVRPGMSGAYSSWRTHPLLFPFAQGIDRTQRLRIPAADRAAWVERFAALDVELRARRDGHQEAALAHLTLVLVAAARLSTGVADQLRSSNEPLLGAVFDAIEQRYHEPISLADIAGELALTTGHLTTVVRRKTGRTVAQWIAQRRMQQARLLLTETDLTVAAISRRVGYPDVSYFIKRFRASHGMTPGQWRDAANPAP, from the coding sequence GTGCCGGTCATCGGCTTCGGGCATGTACCCGGCCGCGCTCCGATCGCCGTGGCCCGGGTCGGGGACCGGGCGCCGACCGTCGGCCCGGCCACCGGCGAAGCGCACACCCACGACTTCCTGGCGCTCTTCTACGCGCACCGAGCCGACGGGACGGTGCGGATCGACGGCCGGACGTGGACGGTGACCGACGGGGACCTCTTCGTCATCGCGCCGGGGCAGGTCGTCTCGTTCGACCCACACGAAGAGGTCGCCACCGACGGCTGGGTGGTCTGGTTTCCCGCCGACGTGGTGCGACCCGGTATGTCCGGGGCGTACTCGTCGTGGCGGACGCACCCGCTGCTCTTCCCGTTCGCGCAGGGAATCGACCGGACGCAGCGGCTCCGCATCCCGGCGGCCGACCGGGCGGCCTGGGTCGAGCGCTTCGCCGCGCTCGACGTCGAGCTACGGGCCCGGCGCGACGGCCACCAGGAAGCCGCCCTCGCCCACCTGACCCTGGTACTCGTGGCCGCCGCCCGGTTGTCGACCGGCGTTGCCGACCAGTTGCGCTCCTCGAACGAGCCACTGCTCGGGGCGGTCTTCGACGCGATCGAGCAGCGCTACCACGAGCCCATCTCGCTGGCCGACATCGCCGGCGAACTCGCGCTCACCACCGGTCATCTCACCACCGTCGTACGCCGGAAGACCGGCCGGACCGTTGCGCAGTGGATCGCGCAGCGCCGGATGCAGCAGGCCCGCCTGTTGCTCACCGAGACCGATCTGACCGTTGCGGCGATCAGCCGTCGGGTCGGCTATCCGGACGTCAGCTATTTCATCAAACGCTTCCGCGCCAGCCACGGGATGACCCCGGGACAGTGGCGTGACGCCGCCAATCCCGCTCCGTGA
- a CDS encoding DMT family transporter: MTNGTLARFVLLALLWGASFTFIKVSLEGLTPAQIVLSRLVLGALVLLAIAAVRKVALPRGGLGVWGHLAGAALFGNVIPFLLLSYGEQGTGAGIAGVLVGSTPLLTLALAAAALPSERATTRKVVGLVGGFVGVVLLVGPWHSELGTLSGRLACLGAAVSYAIGFVYVRRFLSPRGLAPLSLAASQLVAAAVLQGLATPFLAWQTPEITGRVAGSVLFLGVFSTGLAYVLYFRLIGDAGATAASAVNYLVPVFAVLIGAVLLGEAITWNLVVGGLVVLVSVAYAENRIRPRVTRDDMSAEQTGQPGRRPARHE; encoded by the coding sequence ATGACCAACGGGACTCTGGCCCGGTTCGTACTGCTCGCCCTGCTGTGGGGCGCCAGTTTCACCTTCATCAAGGTGTCCCTGGAAGGGCTCACCCCGGCGCAGATCGTGCTGAGCCGGCTCGTCCTCGGCGCCCTGGTGCTCCTGGCCATCGCCGCCGTCCGAAAGGTCGCCCTCCCCCGTGGCGGCCTGGGCGTCTGGGGACACCTCGCCGGCGCGGCCCTGTTCGGCAACGTCATCCCGTTCCTGTTGCTGTCCTACGGCGAACAGGGCACCGGAGCGGGCATCGCCGGAGTTCTGGTCGGCAGTACGCCACTGCTGACCCTGGCTCTGGCCGCCGCCGCGCTGCCCAGCGAGCGCGCCACCACACGCAAGGTCGTCGGCCTGGTCGGCGGATTCGTCGGCGTGGTGCTCCTGGTCGGGCCGTGGCACTCCGAACTCGGCACGCTCAGCGGCCGGCTGGCCTGCCTGGGTGCTGCGGTGAGCTACGCGATCGGCTTCGTCTACGTCCGTAGGTTCCTCTCCCCACGTGGCCTCGCCCCACTGTCACTGGCCGCGTCACAGTTGGTCGCCGCCGCCGTGCTACAGGGCCTGGCCACCCCGTTCCTGGCCTGGCAGACCCCGGAGATCACCGGCCGGGTCGCGGGCAGCGTCCTGTTCCTCGGCGTGTTCAGCACCGGGCTGGCCTACGTGCTGTACTTCCGGCTCATCGGCGATGCCGGGGCCACCGCCGCGTCCGCGGTCAACTACCTGGTCCCGGTCTTCGCCGTGCTGATCGGCGCCGTACTGCTCGGAGAGGCGATCACCTGGAATCTCGTCGTCGGCGGCCTGGTGGTCCTGGTCAGTGTGGCCTACGCGGAGAACCGCATCCGGCCCCGCGTCACGCGCGACGACATGTCAGCCGAGCAGACCGGTCAGCCCGGACGCCGGCCAGCGCGGCACGAGTAA
- a CDS encoding EamA family transporter: MGTSTGTRTLVTAFAPAVWGTTYVVTTELLPAGHPLFAGLVRSLPAGLVVLAVLRVLPRGVWWWRSLLLGALNIGFFFPLLFVSAERLPGGVAATLGATQPLVVAGLAVGILRESPSWWRIGWGVAGAAGVGFVVLGPQAGLDPVGLLAGLAGALSMALGVTLTKHWRTDEVRPVVFAGWQLTAGGLVLLPLTALFEGRPPAVDLPGLGGYVWLGLVGGLVAYAVWFRGIGTLPVAAVALLGLISPLVAAALGAVVLDQTFGPVQALGFGLALTALAAGQLSAARSGGPGDAPTPPAEAIDVTGSGSRTVPTPPTPGTVPTAGRARTAPGTPGLQEPPRPVRRRAADAPLGQPLPADRHV, translated from the coding sequence ATGGGAACCTCCACCGGCACGCGGACACTCGTCACGGCTTTCGCGCCGGCGGTGTGGGGCACGACGTACGTCGTGACGACCGAACTCCTGCCCGCCGGGCATCCGCTCTTCGCCGGCCTGGTCCGATCGCTGCCGGCCGGACTCGTCGTGCTGGCGGTGCTCCGCGTGCTACCCCGCGGCGTGTGGTGGTGGCGATCGCTGTTACTCGGCGCCCTCAACATCGGGTTCTTCTTCCCGCTGCTCTTCGTCTCGGCCGAGCGGCTGCCCGGCGGTGTCGCGGCCACCCTCGGCGCGACCCAGCCGCTGGTCGTGGCGGGCCTCGCGGTCGGCATCCTGCGGGAGTCGCCGTCGTGGTGGCGCATCGGCTGGGGCGTGGCCGGAGCGGCTGGCGTCGGATTCGTCGTCCTCGGCCCGCAGGCGGGTCTCGACCCGGTCGGTCTCCTCGCCGGGCTCGCGGGCGCGTTGTCGATGGCCCTCGGTGTGACGCTCACCAAGCACTGGCGTACCGACGAGGTGCGCCCGGTGGTGTTCGCCGGCTGGCAGTTGACCGCAGGCGGGTTGGTCCTGCTCCCCCTGACCGCGCTCTTCGAAGGTCGCCCTCCCGCCGTCGACCTTCCCGGGCTGGGCGGGTACGTCTGGCTCGGGCTGGTCGGCGGGCTCGTCGCGTACGCCGTGTGGTTCCGTGGCATCGGCACCCTGCCCGTCGCCGCCGTCGCGCTACTCGGACTGATCTCGCCGCTCGTCGCCGCTGCACTCGGCGCCGTCGTCCTGGACCAGACCTTCGGCCCGGTCCAGGCGCTCGGCTTCGGCCTGGCACTCACCGCGCTCGCGGCGGGGCAGTTGTCGGCGGCCCGGAGCGGCGGACCGGGCGACGCACCCACTCCACCGGCGGAGGCGATCGACGTGACAGGCTCTGGTTCCCGCACCGTGCCAACCCCGCCGACTCCCGGCACCGTCCCGACGGCAGGGCGGGCCAGGACCGCACCGGGGACGCCGGGACTCCAGGAGCCGCCTCGCCCTGTACGCCGACGAGCAGCGGATGCGCCTCTGGGCCAACCCCTACCGGCAGACCGTCATGTCTGA
- a CDS encoding MBL fold metallo-hydrolase, with amino-acid sequence MREITPTGEGQRPLPGVCHCLLVETDSDGLVLVETGFGLGDIEAPERSLGEEFLGWARPALDPDEPALRQIASLGFAPEDVRHVILTHLHRDHTGGLPDFPWATVHVHENEYEAAMTSGRYPHQAHWAHQPNWARYSFTEGERWFGFDRVRQPIGLPSDILLVPLVGHTPGHIAVAVRDDDRWLLHVGDAYYHHGELAPEPGRVPPFLVSLQSGIETDPAQRLGNLERLRSLARDHLTEVAIVSAHDPWEFRRYANR; translated from the coding sequence TTGCGGGAGATCACACCGACCGGCGAAGGGCAGCGGCCACTGCCCGGCGTGTGCCACTGCCTGCTCGTGGAGACCGACAGCGACGGGCTGGTCCTGGTGGAAACCGGCTTCGGCCTCGGCGACATCGAGGCGCCGGAGCGGTCACTGGGCGAGGAGTTCCTTGGCTGGGCCCGGCCTGCGCTCGACCCGGACGAGCCGGCCCTCCGGCAGATCGCCAGCCTGGGCTTCGCCCCAGAGGACGTACGCCATGTCATCCTCACCCACCTGCATCGCGACCACACCGGCGGCCTACCCGATTTCCCCTGGGCCACCGTGCATGTCCATGAGAACGAGTACGAAGCGGCGATGACCAGTGGGCGGTATCCGCACCAGGCGCATTGGGCACACCAGCCGAACTGGGCCAGATACAGCTTCACCGAGGGTGAGCGGTGGTTTGGTTTCGACCGGGTACGCCAGCCGATCGGACTCCCCTCCGACATCCTGCTGGTCCCGTTGGTCGGGCACACTCCGGGGCACATCGCCGTCGCGGTCAGGGACGACGACCGTTGGCTGCTGCACGTCGGCGATGCCTACTACCACCACGGAGAGCTGGCACCCGAGCCCGGACGAGTACCACCCTTCCTGGTCTCCCTGCAGTCCGGCATAGAGACCGACCCAGCGCAGCGGCTGGGCAACCTTGAGCGGCTGCGGTCCCTCGCCCGCGACCACCTGACGGAAGTGGCCATCGTATCGGCGCACGATCCCTGGGAGTTCCGCCGATACGCCAACCGATGA
- a CDS encoding MFS transporter, translating into MRRNVSITLLSVGHACVDVYQGAVASLVPFFVAEREYSYAVVSGVVLAASLLSSVVQPVFGALTDRWAMPWLLPVGTLLGGVGIALSGMSGSYGLTLLFVAVSGIGVAAYHPESARVARIVSQGSHAAMGWFSTGGNLGFALAPLMVGAAVATGGLRLTPLLVLPALAAAVLCLPVLRALGQRQAAGTAAAVPAGPDDRASFVRLALAVACRSIVFVGLSTFISLYAAQRMGGSTVAGSLALFVLYLGGAVGSVLGGTLAGRWDRVTVSRWSYLITIGSVAGVVFVPGPALYLFVALASAGLYVPFSLQVTLGQDYLPSRVGTASGITLGLTVSIGGLVSPLIGSLADATSLRTALAPLVLMPALSWLLFRTLPEPTAPRLGPSPT; encoded by the coding sequence ATGCGAAGGAACGTCTCGATCACTCTCCTTTCGGTCGGGCACGCCTGCGTCGACGTCTACCAGGGCGCGGTGGCCTCCCTGGTCCCGTTCTTCGTCGCTGAGCGCGAATACAGCTACGCGGTTGTCTCTGGCGTGGTGCTGGCCGCCTCCTTGCTGTCGTCGGTGGTGCAGCCGGTGTTCGGTGCCCTGACCGACCGCTGGGCGATGCCCTGGCTGTTGCCGGTCGGCACCCTGCTGGGCGGTGTGGGCATCGCCCTGAGCGGGATGAGCGGCTCCTACGGGCTCACCCTGCTGTTCGTAGCGGTTTCCGGGATCGGTGTGGCTGCCTACCACCCCGAGTCCGCACGGGTCGCCCGGATTGTCAGCCAAGGCAGCCACGCCGCCATGGGCTGGTTCTCGACGGGCGGCAACCTCGGCTTCGCGCTGGCCCCGCTCATGGTCGGCGCGGCTGTGGCCACGGGTGGGCTGCGCCTGACGCCGCTGCTGGTGCTGCCAGCGCTCGCAGCCGCCGTACTGTGCCTACCCGTGCTGCGCGCGCTGGGGCAGCGGCAGGCCGCCGGTACCGCTGCGGCGGTGCCGGCTGGGCCGGATGACAGAGCGTCGTTCGTGAGGCTGGCGCTGGCCGTGGCGTGCCGGTCGATCGTGTTCGTGGGATTGAGTACCTTCATCTCGCTCTACGCCGCGCAACGCATGGGCGGCAGCACCGTGGCAGGCAGTCTGGCACTCTTCGTGCTCTACCTCGGTGGCGCCGTGGGCTCCGTTCTCGGCGGTACGCTGGCGGGGCGCTGGGACCGGGTCACGGTCTCCCGCTGGTCGTACCTGATCACGATCGGATCGGTCGCGGGCGTGGTGTTCGTGCCGGGTCCGGCCCTGTACCTGTTCGTGGCACTGGCCTCAGCCGGCCTGTACGTCCCCTTCTCGCTGCAGGTCACGCTCGGCCAGGACTACCTGCCCTCGCGGGTCGGCACCGCCAGCGGGATCACCCTCGGCCTGACTGTCAGCATCGGCGGCCTGGTCAGCCCACTCATCGGCAGCCTTGCCGACGCAACGTCACTGCGGACTGCCCTGGCACCTCTCGTCCTGATGCCGGCGCTGAGCTGGCTGCTGTTCCGGACCCTGCCCGAACCCACCGCACCACGGCTCGGGCCGAGCCCGACATGA